Proteins encoded by one window of Salicibibacter halophilus:
- a CDS encoding SDR family oxidoreductase codes for MDHSLAGRVVLITGSSRGIGASIAEAFAKAGAHPIINYVKTKEKAELFAAYLCETYAVDAVAIKADVTDEAAVSAMIEAIVEEFDTIDIVVNNALYHYTFDPDARKKAWEVEWKDYEQQLHGSLKGTYHVCKYIIPVMKANTNGKIINMTTNLLHRPVVPYHDYNTAKGAVMTYSHNLAADLGMFGITVNCVAPGLVYPTDASRRTKEEVKEGIIRETPLRRIARPEDITGSVLYLASSWANFVTGQTIVVDGGLNMT; via the coding sequence ATGGATCATTCTCTTGCAGGCAGAGTCGTGCTCATAACTGGATCAAGCAGAGGCATCGGAGCGTCCATCGCGGAGGCCTTTGCAAAAGCAGGGGCTCACCCTATCATTAATTATGTGAAAACCAAGGAGAAAGCTGAGCTTTTTGCCGCCTATTTGTGCGAAACCTATGCCGTAGATGCGGTTGCGATCAAAGCCGATGTGACTGATGAGGCAGCCGTATCGGCCATGATAGAAGCAATCGTCGAAGAATTTGATACGATCGATATTGTTGTGAACAATGCCCTATATCATTATACATTTGACCCCGATGCCCGTAAGAAAGCCTGGGAGGTAGAATGGAAGGATTACGAACAGCAGCTTCATGGCTCCTTAAAAGGAACCTATCATGTGTGTAAATATATAATCCCTGTCATGAAAGCGAACACGAACGGTAAAATAATTAATATGACAACCAATCTATTACACCGCCCGGTCGTTCCTTACCATGATTACAATACAGCAAAAGGAGCGGTAATGACCTATTCTCACAATTTGGCCGCCGACTTAGGGATGTTTGGGATTACAGTAAATTGTGTGGCTCCCGGACTTGTTTATCCAACTGATGCGAGTAGACGAACGAAAGAAGAGGTGAAGGAGGGGATTATACGCGAAACACCACTCCGGCGCATCGCTCGTCCTGAAGATATTACTGGCAGTGTGCTTTATCTGGCCAGCAGTTGGGCCAATTTTGTCACCGGTCAAACGATTGTTGTTGATGGTGGGTTGAATATGACGTAA
- the istA gene encoding IS21 family transposase, protein MITMSQKYQTLMKYMHEGESIRKIARDIGTHRETVSKYVKEYEQKRNQLMEGGEDVDVEALIEALTEKPTYTTGSRPKRKLTPEIEQRILTFLEENRDKRQKGQKKQQKTVMDMYEVLEDEELDISYSTVRRLVRQLEHRAKEAFIKETYMPGDVCEFDWGEVKITVDGRLQPFQMAVFTSAYGNYRWACLFPKQTTECFQEAHARFFAHVGGVHTTLTYDNMRVAVRGLAGEKGPTEGLMQLMVYYGFQHRFCNIRRGNEKGHVERSVDVVRRKAFAIKDTFESLEEANHFLEGVCSEKLNQKSMSQYEGQTPTQRLEQEREHLLEAPPKWDAARVKYARVDKYATVVIEQNRYSVPDHLVGEMIMVKVYAERIRCFYNEACIANHERLSGHHRWNLQLSHVLETLRKKPGALGGSLALHQADQKIKAIYETHYTGRERDFIALCHYLRDEGDFDTVLAAIDQLEAMHPKHVTTDKIKAICARNNEQPITPPSSQDTEAIAEQARNQMSDYDQLFQMTATKEGIH, encoded by the coding sequence ATGATCACCATGAGCCAAAAGTACCAAACATTAATGAAGTATATGCACGAGGGGGAATCGATACGAAAAATTGCCCGAGATATAGGGACCCACCGGGAAACAGTTAGTAAATACGTCAAGGAATACGAACAGAAGCGTAACCAACTCATGGAAGGAGGCGAAGATGTCGATGTCGAGGCGCTGATCGAAGCCTTAACAGAGAAGCCGACGTACACCACCGGTTCTCGCCCTAAACGTAAACTCACACCGGAGATTGAACAACGAATCCTTACTTTCCTTGAGGAAAATCGGGATAAGCGCCAAAAGGGGCAGAAGAAACAACAAAAAACAGTCATGGACATGTATGAGGTTTTAGAAGATGAAGAGCTGGACATTAGTTACAGTACGGTCCGTCGGTTGGTTCGACAGTTGGAACACAGAGCCAAGGAGGCATTTATTAAAGAAACGTACATGCCCGGAGATGTTTGTGAATTTGATTGGGGGGAGGTAAAAATAACGGTGGACGGACGACTACAGCCGTTCCAAATGGCCGTCTTCACATCGGCGTATGGGAATTATCGGTGGGCGTGTCTGTTCCCCAAGCAAACGACGGAGTGCTTCCAAGAAGCACACGCGCGTTTCTTTGCCCATGTCGGCGGCGTTCATACCACACTCACCTATGACAACATGCGCGTCGCTGTTAGAGGTCTGGCCGGGGAAAAAGGGCCCACAGAAGGCCTGATGCAACTGATGGTGTATTACGGGTTTCAACACCGGTTCTGTAATATCCGCCGCGGCAATGAAAAGGGCCATGTGGAACGCAGCGTGGACGTCGTTCGGCGCAAGGCATTCGCCATCAAAGACACCTTTGAGAGTTTAGAAGAAGCGAACCACTTTCTCGAGGGGGTATGTTCGGAAAAACTCAATCAGAAATCTATGAGCCAATACGAAGGTCAAACGCCCACACAGCGCCTTGAGCAAGAACGTGAGCACCTTTTAGAAGCACCGCCGAAATGGGATGCGGCTCGTGTGAAGTACGCTCGCGTGGATAAATACGCGACCGTGGTGATTGAGCAAAACCGTTATTCGGTGCCTGATCATTTGGTCGGTGAAATGATCATGGTGAAAGTGTACGCGGAGCGTATCCGTTGCTTTTACAACGAGGCGTGTATCGCGAATCATGAACGGCTCAGTGGCCACCATCGGTGGAATCTTCAACTCTCCCACGTCTTGGAGACCTTACGAAAAAAGCCCGGTGCATTGGGGGGAAGCTTAGCCCTGCACCAGGCGGATCAAAAAATCAAAGCTATTTACGAGACCCATTATACAGGAAGGGAGCGGGATTTCATAGCGCTTTGTCACTACTTGCGGGACGAGGGCGATTTCGACACCGTCTTAGCCGCCATCGACCAACTGGAGGCGATGCATCCAAAACACGTGACCACCGATAAAATCAAAGCGATATGTGCCAGAAACAACGAACAGCCGATCACGCCGCCGTCGTCTCAGGATACGGAAGCTATTGCCGAACAGGCCAGAAACCAGATGAGTGATTATGATCAGTTATTTCAAATGACAGCCACAAAGGAGGGGATTCATTGA
- a CDS encoding ABC transporter substrate-binding protein, which yields MRKKGGLTIGIVATVLLFSACGEENGSEEQAEEEETNEETIEFRMASWSSAIAEQSNLYLAEQEGWFEESGLDFEYIPGEGGGEAVRNIVAGNADIAFANLEAVLLAAQQGEDFKIIYNIYPDNVFNVVSLKENNIQSIEDLEGKDVGVYSLESGTYQNLQVMLYDAGMTEEDVNVIETGVLNFGPLINEQVDAAAATDTGLYDAKEQGLGDVNVMEAKDVLNTPADVFVVTEEIFEEERETLLEFLQVYRDSAQHMMDYPDEAAAAAVGTAIDGEDEERNRAIIDIRNEVSINEEMEERGLGWLNAKKMAEVEETYVDIGLIDEPVGIAEMTTNELVEELD from the coding sequence GTGAGGAAAAAAGGGGGACTGACCATAGGAATAGTAGCGACGGTTCTATTATTCAGCGCATGTGGAGAAGAAAATGGGAGTGAAGAACAAGCAGAAGAGGAAGAAACAAATGAAGAGACGATAGAATTCAGAATGGCCTCATGGAGTTCGGCGATTGCAGAGCAAAGCAACCTTTATCTCGCTGAACAAGAAGGTTGGTTTGAAGAATCGGGACTTGATTTTGAGTACATTCCCGGTGAAGGTGGAGGTGAAGCTGTAAGAAATATAGTGGCAGGGAACGCGGACATTGCGTTTGCCAACCTGGAGGCTGTTCTGTTAGCCGCCCAGCAGGGGGAAGATTTTAAAATCATTTATAACATCTATCCAGACAATGTCTTTAATGTTGTCTCCTTGAAAGAAAATAACATCCAGTCCATCGAAGATTTGGAAGGAAAAGATGTTGGGGTTTACAGCCTGGAAAGCGGCACCTACCAAAACCTGCAAGTGATGCTTTATGACGCCGGAATGACAGAGGAAGATGTGAATGTGATTGAAACAGGTGTCCTAAATTTCGGTCCGTTAATAAATGAGCAGGTTGATGCTGCAGCAGCAACAGATACGGGATTATATGATGCGAAGGAACAAGGACTGGGCGACGTGAACGTCATGGAAGCCAAAGACGTGCTTAACACGCCAGCTGATGTATTTGTCGTGACAGAAGAAATCTTTGAAGAAGAACGGGAAACACTCCTTGAATTTCTGCAAGTGTACCGTGATAGCGCTCAGCATATGATGGATTACCCCGATGAGGCAGCAGCGGCAGCGGTCGGTACGGCTATTGATGGAGAAGATGAGGAAAGAAACAGGGCCATTATCGACATTCGAAATGAAGTCTCCATTAATGAAGAGATGGAAGAGAGAGGATTGGGGTGGCTCAATGCCAAAAAGATGGCAGAAGTAGAAGAAACGTATGTGGACATTGGCTTAATTGATGAACCGGTCGGTATTGCAGAGATGACAACGAATGAGCTCGTCGAAGAATTGGATTAA
- a CDS encoding LysE/ArgO family amino acid transporter, whose protein sequence is MLGAIIHGFVLSFGLILAFGAQNIFLFNQGAAHKKLRHTMPSVVTASICDTILIVFAVLGVSLIVMTVPVFQIIFFAAGFLFLIYIGWSIWSSDPVEVNKQHGAMSAKKQILFAISVSLLNPHAVLDTVGVIGTNSLRYSATSELIGFTMACIVVSWVSFIGLATIGKTIRTIDKEGKIVVLINKISAVIIWGVAIFLGYQLYLLTQ, encoded by the coding sequence ATGCTAGGTGCTATCATACACGGATTTGTATTATCTTTTGGATTAATTTTAGCTTTTGGAGCGCAAAATATATTCCTTTTTAATCAAGGGGCTGCTCACAAAAAGTTACGGCATACCATGCCTTCGGTTGTAACAGCTTCGATTTGCGACACCATTTTAATTGTTTTTGCGGTTTTAGGCGTGTCTCTCATAGTCATGACTGTACCTGTTTTTCAAATCATCTTTTTTGCGGCTGGATTCCTATTCCTTATTTACATAGGGTGGTCCATTTGGTCAAGTGATCCAGTTGAAGTGAATAAACAACATGGTGCTATGAGTGCAAAAAAACAAATCCTATTCGCTATATCTGTTTCGCTTTTAAACCCACATGCTGTTCTTGATACGGTAGGAGTTATAGGAACCAACTCTTTAAGGTATTCTGCAACCTCCGAATTAATAGGGTTTACAATGGCGTGTATTGTTGTATCATGGGTATCTTTTATCGGGTTAGCGACGATTGGTAAAACCATTCGTACGATCGACAAAGAAGGCAAAATCGTCGTTCTTATTAATAAAATTTCAGCAGTAATCATTTGGGGAGTAGCGATCTTTCTAGGATACCAACTGTATTTGCTCACCCAATAG
- a CDS encoding aminotransferase class I/II-fold pyridoxal phosphate-dependent enzyme — protein MIEDDVYRDLWLSQEAEPSLASMDDGDHILQVGSFSKTVAPNLRIGWIAGPEVVIQKLSDLRMQTDLRIKCFTANGDVRFYNFRKIRRAPCLLAQANSQTQRFYGSVGRSSFRDWAAWEIPEGGMFLWLTFSSDVNVKKLFTEALRRGVLINPGYIYSPYNNQNVLLSYVSSSFQEIEPGILILKEIITTMEDGAHLTE, from the coding sequence ATCATTGAAGATGATGTTTATCGTGATTTATGGTTAAGCCAAGAAGCTGAGCCTTCGCTTGCGTCTATGGATGATGGGGATCATATTTTACAAGTCGGCAGTTTTTCGAAGACTGTTGCCCCGAATCTACGCATAGGGTGGATCGCGGGTCCGGAGGTTGTGATTCAGAAATTAAGCGATCTACGGATGCAAACGGATTTACGGATCAAGTGCTTTACCGCAAATGGCGATGTACGATTTTATAATTTCAGGAAAATACGACGAGCACCTTGCCTTCTTGCGCAAGCAAATTCGCAAACGCAGAGATTTTATGGCTCAGTTGGTCGATCATCATTTAGGGATTGGGCAGCATGGGAGATTCCAGAAGGAGGGATGTTTCTATGGCTGACGTTCTCTTCAGATGTAAATGTCAAAAAACTGTTTACCGAAGCGCTCCGTCGGGGTGTTCTCATCAATCCAGGTTACATTTATAGTCCATATAACAATCAAAATGTTCTTTTGTCATATGTGAGTTCATCATTTCAGGAAATCGAACCAGGGATCCTTATTCTTAAGGAAATTATAACCACTATGGAGGATGGGGCTCATCTTACAGAATAA
- a CDS encoding MazG nucleotide pyrophosphohydrolase domain-containing protein, with translation MDFEQFQQYVKAFSKEKGFEELTIEQRYQFLVSEVGEVSDELLKLNLDPNVKEEETKINLGMEMFDVVWNVFDLANKLDIDLSQAFAEKMKMNESRTW, from the coding sequence TTGGATTTTGAGCAGTTTCAACAGTATGTAAAAGCGTTCAGTAAAGAAAAAGGATTCGAGGAATTAACCATTGAACAGCGTTACCAATTTCTTGTCAGTGAAGTTGGAGAAGTATCAGATGAATTGCTTAAGCTCAACCTTGATCCAAATGTAAAAGAAGAAGAGACGAAGATTAACCTTGGAATGGAAATGTTTGATGTGGTCTGGAATGTGTTTGATCTGGCCAACAAACTTGATATTGATCTATCTCAAGCATTCGCGGAGAAAATGAAAATGAATGAGAGTAGAACATGGTAG
- a CDS encoding IS4 family transposase: MDKHTLFSSFGKWISPINFQQLQEQVTNLRQDAYTKKLTTEAYIKLFLLAHLQETDSLAAISDGLLDEGLQQEVGFQAISSSQLSRKHRAIDPTLLSTIFVDLVQRIRYFHRQSFARMPLKIIDSSTIPLDLTRYKWAEFRKTKAGVKLHLRLVYMDRHTTYPDKAVLTPAKEHDRGQLEVLVDDKEAMYVFDRGYIDYERFDRMTDDGYFFVSRLRKNAFVRVLESFSLTDDSPVLSDQMVVIGSPQNRTENVFRLLKVDDTKGNQLLLITNRFDISAEEIADIYRDRWAVELFFKWLKQHVKIKAFYGFDETAVHNQIFLALIVYCLHVLIQLETNSKKRILQISRWLKAALWKPSRVWIRRFDNRSVP, translated from the coding sequence ATGGACAAGCATACCCTATTTTCTTCATTTGGTAAATGGATTTCACCGATTAACTTTCAACAATTGCAAGAACAAGTGACGAACCTACGTCAAGATGCCTATACGAAAAAGCTGACAACCGAAGCTTATATTAAACTGTTTCTCCTTGCGCACTTACAAGAGACGGATAGCCTCGCGGCGATTTCAGATGGGTTGTTAGATGAAGGTCTGCAACAGGAAGTTGGGTTCCAAGCTATTAGCTCATCCCAACTGTCTCGGAAACACCGAGCGATCGACCCAACTTTGTTATCGACGATCTTTGTGGATCTCGTGCAACGCATTCGGTATTTTCACCGACAATCGTTCGCGCGCATGCCGTTAAAGATCATCGATTCAAGTACCATTCCTCTTGATCTGACGCGGTATAAATGGGCGGAATTCCGGAAGACGAAAGCAGGCGTCAAACTCCACTTGCGGCTCGTCTATATGGATCGGCACACCACCTATCCGGACAAGGCAGTGTTAACGCCGGCAAAGGAACATGATCGCGGCCAACTCGAAGTGCTTGTGGATGACAAGGAAGCCATGTATGTCTTTGACCGAGGCTACATTGATTATGAACGCTTTGATCGAATGACCGATGATGGTTACTTTTTCGTATCTCGCCTTCGGAAAAATGCCTTTGTACGTGTCCTTGAATCATTTTCGCTGACTGATGACAGCCCTGTGCTGTCCGATCAGATGGTGGTGATCGGAAGCCCGCAAAATCGCACCGAGAACGTGTTTCGTCTGTTGAAAGTCGATGACACCAAGGGAAATCAGCTTCTCCTCATTACGAATCGGTTTGATATAAGTGCCGAGGAAATCGCAGACATCTATCGAGATCGTTGGGCGGTTGAGCTATTTTTTAAATGGTTGAAACAGCATGTGAAAATCAAGGCTTTTTATGGATTCGATGAAACAGCTGTCCACAATCAAATCTTTCTTGCACTCATTGTGTATTGTCTCCATGTCCTTATCCAGCTGGAAACCAACAGTAAAAAGAGGATTTTACAGATCTCCCGGTGGCTCAAAGCTGCGCTTTGGAAACCATCAAGGGTGTGGATTCGCCGTTTTGACAATCGTTCCGTTCCATAA
- a CDS encoding MOSC domain-containing protein, translating into MRKHHDVEIYSILTANQDDTFVTNEIEEADLEYGGIPGDLHFGLTKFAGSRESMYERGTEIFNRRQISIVSVEECALIAEELKVEQILPEWLGANIALKGFGNLTKLTPGSRIIFPSGAGILCEGENLPCTQPGEVIQNKYPDISRLTTSFVKTSLGQRGIVGVVECPGKIVAGDTARLILNHTAD; encoded by the coding sequence ATGCGTAAACATCATGACGTTGAAATTTATTCGATTTTAACTGCTAATCAGGATGATACCTTTGTAACGAATGAAATTGAAGAAGCAGATTTAGAATACGGTGGTATTCCGGGTGATCTACATTTTGGTCTAACCAAATTTGCAGGTTCAAGAGAGTCGATGTATGAACGTGGCACGGAAATTTTTAATCGAAGACAGATATCCATTGTATCGGTTGAGGAATGTGCATTGATAGCGGAGGAACTTAAAGTTGAACAGATACTGCCTGAATGGTTGGGTGCTAATATTGCTCTAAAAGGCTTTGGAAATCTCACGAAGTTAACCCCGGGAAGCCGAATTATTTTTCCGAGTGGAGCTGGCATTTTGTGTGAAGGAGAGAACCTTCCCTGCACACAACCCGGCGAAGTGATTCAAAATAAATATCCAGATATATCTCGGTTAACAACAAGTTTTGTTAAAACATCGTTAGGACAAAGAGGAATTGTTGGGGTTGTTGAGTGTCCAGGAAAGATCGTAGCAGGTGACACAGCAAGGCTTATACTTAATCACACAGCTGATTAA
- the istB gene encoding IS21-like element helper ATPase IstB — protein MTIKTQEEWHADVQSYAKELKLPMIRRHVAEHASEASMQDISYEAFLAQLLQKEQDARRESARYNRIRRAEFNQKKYLEDLSVQDLPEDAQKKLNTLKSLDFIREGRNAIFAGNAGTGKSHMAIGLGMKACLEGFKVWFTTVPILVNQIKETRAEKTLRNFQSRFEKYDLVIADEMGYISFDKEGAEQLFTHLSLRAGRKSTIITTNLSFERWGEIFQDEVMTAAMIDRLTHQAHIVNMNGSSYRMKETKEWLGTQDADDVQQ, from the coding sequence TTGACCATTAAAACCCAAGAAGAATGGCACGCGGATGTTCAATCATACGCGAAAGAATTAAAGCTACCCATGATTCGCAGACATGTGGCTGAGCACGCGTCAGAAGCCAGTATGCAAGACATCAGCTACGAAGCCTTTCTAGCTCAACTCCTACAAAAAGAACAAGATGCCCGGCGGGAATCGGCCCGATATAACCGCATCCGCCGGGCTGAATTCAATCAGAAAAAATACTTGGAGGATCTTTCGGTTCAAGACTTGCCCGAAGATGCCCAGAAAAAGCTCAATACCTTGAAAAGCCTGGATTTTATCCGCGAAGGACGGAATGCCATTTTTGCCGGGAATGCCGGAACGGGAAAGTCGCACATGGCGATCGGCTTGGGAATGAAAGCTTGTTTGGAAGGGTTTAAAGTATGGTTTACGACGGTGCCGATTCTTGTCAACCAAATCAAGGAAACACGGGCGGAGAAAACCCTTCGAAATTTTCAAAGCCGATTCGAGAAATATGATCTGGTGATCGCCGATGAGATGGGTTATATCTCCTTTGATAAAGAAGGCGCAGAACAACTCTTCACTCATCTCTCCCTCCGGGCAGGGCGCAAATCGACGATTATCACGACGAATCTCTCTTTTGAACGTTGGGGGGAAATCTTTCAGGATGAGGTCATGACCGCGGCGATGATTGATCGCCTCACGCATCAAGCGCATATTGTCAATATGAATGGGAGCTCTTATCGCATGAAAGAGACCAAAGAGTGGCTGGGCACCCAGGATGCGGACGACGTTCAGCAGTAA
- a CDS encoding DinB family protein: MNHLTEGLYGETAHVNVLTIFDGLDEGQAGEVIFDQQSIWQLLNHMIYWQDYVLRLLKEEETVPPKHASETWPSEVRPLNERAWLAAVDKFTNGLHEAVQLAKNEHGDSNSQEHLISLISHNSYHAGQVVFIRRYLDQWPPPSGGDTW; the protein is encoded by the coding sequence TTGAACCATTTAACCGAGGGGCTATACGGGGAAACTGCTCATGTTAACGTATTAACGATTTTCGATGGATTAGATGAGGGGCAAGCAGGGGAGGTAATTTTTGACCAACAATCTATCTGGCAACTTCTAAACCATATGATCTACTGGCAAGATTATGTTTTACGTCTGTTGAAAGAAGAAGAGACGGTACCGCCAAAGCACGCTTCAGAGACGTGGCCTTCAGAAGTGAGACCTCTTAATGAAAGGGCTTGGCTAGCAGCTGTAGACAAATTTACGAACGGACTTCATGAAGCTGTACAATTAGCAAAAAACGAGCATGGTGATTCAAACAGTCAAGAACATCTCATTTCGTTGATTTCTCATAACAGTTATCATGCTGGGCAAGTCGTATTTATCAGACGTTATCTTGACCAGTGGCCACCTCCTTCCGGTGGAGATACGTGGTAA
- a CDS encoding aminotransferase-like domain-containing protein: MPSINHGEHLPQYLKVITFIQNKISNGEWTFGQKLPSQRAIAAAFNVNRTTIIHALEELKAQGILESKPGSGTYVSNQSWSNISKQVINWNAISQYSFHAGNPRTIQKINDYETDSTVIQLGKGELHPSLFPTQAFRTSVENISGSFNLCGYSDGAGEIPLREAISARLQEEGIHYSSSSILIVSGALQALQLISMGLLQQGTYVYLEQPSYIYSLQVFRSLGMHLKGVAYTGGELDVHDLETQIRANKKPSMLYLNPTFQNPTSKTMSWNNKQDVLALAKAY, translated from the coding sequence ATGCCGAGTATCAACCATGGAGAGCATCTGCCTCAATATTTAAAAGTGATCACCTTTATTCAAAACAAAATCAGCAATGGCGAATGGACCTTTGGTCAAAAACTTCCGAGTCAGCGAGCGATAGCTGCAGCATTCAACGTTAACCGAACAACGATTATCCACGCCCTGGAGGAGTTAAAAGCCCAAGGCATTCTCGAATCAAAACCCGGGAGTGGTACATATGTATCGAATCAGAGCTGGTCGAATATATCCAAACAAGTTATTAATTGGAACGCCATCTCCCAATATAGCTTTCATGCCGGCAATCCCAGGACGATTCAAAAAATCAATGACTATGAGACAGACTCGACCGTCATCCAGCTAGGCAAAGGGGAGTTACACCCATCGCTTTTTCCTACGCAAGCATTCAGAACGTCGGTAGAAAATATTTCAGGCTCCTTTAATCTGTGTGGGTATAGTGATGGCGCAGGCGAGATACCTTTACGAGAAGCAATTAGTGCTCGTTTGCAAGAAGAGGGGATTCATTATTCTTCGTCGTCTATCCTCATCGTTTCAGGTGCCCTGCAAGCTCTGCAACTCATTTCCATGGGGTTGCTCCAACAAGGGACGTATGTTTATTTGGAACAACCGTCCTATATTTATTCGCTGCAAGTTTTTCGGTCACTGGGCATGCATTTGAAAGGGGTTGCTTATACAGGCGGTGAGCTTGATGTTCATGATTTGGAAACTCAAATTAGGGCGAATAAGAAACCGTCCATGCTATACCTGAACCCGACGTTTCAAAACCCAACATCTAAAACCATGTCGTGGAACAATAAGCAAGACGTATTAGCGCTAGCGAAAGCCTATTAA
- a CDS encoding IS110 family RNA-guided transposase — MNYTQNEKLAQITPETLIIGVDIAKNKHVARAIDERGFEFGKRIMFTNDREGFEKLLRWVEDHQANHQKTHVMVGMEPTGHYWFSLADYLDSCGHRLVLVNPSHVKRLKEIDDHSPSKNDTKDAMVIAKQVKDGRYSAPNLLEGIYAEMREGIKLRDQLVQLKNQTEGRVQNWLHRYFPEFEQVFKDWDGVCALATLRTFPLPQAIAGTTPETIVDTWKAYAKRHAGFARAQKLHEAAEKSVGITAGLHFARQELEALLDQYELYTRQLEALEAQLTDQLEYLPGAEQMRDIKGLGDMTIAAFFAEVGDINQYRHPKQLISLAGLDLKENSSGVYKGQTTISKRGRSRLRRILFLAIRPLVNHNDTFRALHHELTQRSDRPLTKMQSLIALCGKLLKVLFVIGQRECPFDGAKLLQDRKRSQAQAA, encoded by the coding sequence ATGAATTATACACAAAATGAAAAGCTCGCTCAAATCACCCCGGAAACGCTCATCATTGGCGTCGACATCGCCAAGAACAAGCATGTCGCTCGTGCCATTGATGAACGCGGCTTTGAGTTTGGGAAACGCATCATGTTCACCAACGATCGTGAAGGCTTTGAAAAGCTTCTACGATGGGTTGAAGATCATCAAGCGAATCATCAAAAAACACATGTGATGGTAGGCATGGAGCCCACCGGCCACTACTGGTTTAGCTTGGCGGATTATCTTGACTCGTGCGGCCATCGGCTGGTGTTGGTCAATCCCTCGCACGTCAAACGGCTCAAGGAAATCGATGACCACTCACCAAGCAAAAACGACACCAAAGATGCGATGGTGATCGCAAAACAGGTGAAGGACGGGCGATACTCTGCCCCCAACCTTCTCGAAGGCATCTACGCTGAAATGCGAGAAGGCATCAAATTGAGAGATCAGCTCGTGCAATTAAAAAACCAGACCGAAGGCCGGGTTCAAAATTGGCTCCATCGTTACTTCCCGGAATTTGAGCAGGTGTTTAAAGACTGGGATGGCGTCTGTGCTTTGGCCACTTTGCGAACGTTTCCTCTTCCCCAAGCGATTGCGGGGACGACGCCGGAAACCATCGTAGACACATGGAAAGCCTACGCTAAGCGACACGCTGGATTCGCTCGAGCCCAAAAGCTTCATGAAGCCGCTGAAAAAAGTGTAGGCATCACCGCAGGGCTTCACTTTGCCCGCCAAGAGTTGGAGGCGTTACTGGATCAGTATGAGCTTTACACTCGGCAACTCGAAGCGTTGGAAGCGCAATTGACAGACCAGCTTGAGTATCTCCCTGGCGCCGAACAAATGAGGGATATCAAAGGCTTAGGTGACATGACGATTGCCGCTTTCTTCGCCGAGGTCGGAGATATTAATCAGTACCGTCATCCTAAACAACTGATCAGTTTGGCCGGCCTAGACTTAAAAGAGAACAGCTCAGGGGTTTACAAGGGCCAAACCACCATTAGTAAACGAGGACGGAGTCGATTACGCCGCATTCTATTTTTAGCGATTCGGCCGCTCGTCAATCATAATGACACGTTTCGCGCTCTTCATCATGAGCTCACACAACGTTCCGACCGACCTCTGACAAAGATGCAATCGTTGATCGCCCTGTGTGGTAAACTCCTGAAAGTCTTGTTTGTCATCGGGCAACGCGAATGCCCCTTTGATGGAGCCAAGCTTCTTCAAGATCGGAAACGTTCCCAGGCGCAAGCCGCGTAA